The Streptomyces sp. DH-12 genome has a window encoding:
- a CDS encoding helix-turn-helix transcriptional regulator: MERDYGEALDVLGRQLTACAAGTGQLALVTGGLASGKTHLAHAFAAHAGATGALCLTASGSAAERDVSAGIADQLLRGPQMPRETVDRVTRLLGQTAFSPAAASPGAEAPLLRALGAELLGLARQRPVVVLVDDAHFCDGLSARFLAHLRRRIASAPVMVVLTRWNWEQPAADPVLTDLTRQPHEHLRLAPLPAAEVTGLLAAATTPEYAREHAPAVHRTTGGNPLLVRALAEDHRTLAPHGPAAADGLPHTGPAYAQAALSCLTRWNDALLTTAQGLAVLDTAATAPLVAEVTGLPAETVRRALGALTAAGIAEGPRLRHPALRTAVRTTLDDEAAARLHGAAAAALQHRGTDPLTVAQHLVAARTGDGRAVGVLQAAAAQATERGELPFATRCLELAARLSTDPERRDGLRRRLARTLWQTDPAAADRRHAADRAALARGELPPRHAAGPLKQALWLGDRDTVREALHARAGLPEEQRDPRVEAELRLAHRWFYGTAVFREAGAGPLNGRRTAAEDLWSRAVDAVCDSASATSGRSAVAGAEHLLESCSPGETFLEVVLAALLSLLRGDRPDLATAWTDKLYDQAARGSWTTWQAALGAVRADLALRRGELVAATEHARSCLVLLAPQSWGVLRAYPLATLVAAATALGDADAAEEALRQMPSEALPVSAWGLRFRCARGRHHLAAGRVLAAAKDFQSCAGLAREAELDVAELVDWRTGLAEVNLRLGRTVSARDLVKQQLDRTRGAGRARGIALRVLAATADPAQRPGLLRSSADLLENAGDRVELASSLADLSVALRDLGELDAARAISWRAVQEAKFCRAKAAAGSAPPDRAAQAVEQPGDGGPSGGEGSVLSDAEGRVALLAARGFSNRDISEQLFVTVSTVEQHLTRVYRKLGVSGRRALPERLPLPRLQSA; this comes from the coding sequence GTGGAACGCGACTACGGCGAGGCACTGGACGTACTCGGCAGGCAGCTGACCGCCTGCGCGGCCGGAACCGGGCAGCTCGCCCTGGTGACCGGCGGCCTGGCGTCCGGCAAGACACACCTGGCCCATGCCTTCGCCGCGCACGCCGGAGCCACCGGCGCGCTCTGCCTGACCGCCTCCGGCTCCGCCGCCGAGCGCGACGTCTCCGCCGGGATCGCCGACCAGCTCCTGCGCGGCCCCCAGATGCCCCGGGAAACCGTCGACCGTGTCACTCGCCTCCTCGGGCAGACCGCCTTCTCCCCCGCCGCGGCCTCCCCCGGGGCCGAGGCCCCCCTCCTGCGCGCACTCGGTGCCGAACTGCTCGGCCTGGCCCGGCAGCGGCCGGTCGTGGTCCTCGTGGACGACGCGCACTTCTGTGACGGCCTCTCCGCCCGCTTCCTCGCCCACCTGCGGCGGCGCATCGCCTCGGCGCCCGTGATGGTCGTCCTGACCCGATGGAACTGGGAGCAGCCGGCCGCCGACCCCGTCCTCACCGACCTGACCCGGCAGCCGCACGAGCACCTGCGCCTCGCCCCGCTCCCCGCGGCCGAGGTCACCGGCCTGCTCGCCGCGGCCACCACCCCGGAGTACGCCCGCGAGCACGCACCGGCCGTCCACCGGACCACCGGCGGCAACCCGCTGCTCGTCCGCGCCCTCGCCGAGGACCACCGCACCCTCGCGCCGCACGGGCCCGCCGCGGCGGACGGTCTCCCGCACACCGGCCCGGCCTACGCTCAGGCCGCGTTGAGCTGCCTGACCCGCTGGAACGACGCCCTGCTCACCACCGCCCAGGGCCTCGCCGTCCTGGACACGGCGGCGACCGCCCCGCTCGTGGCCGAGGTGACCGGGCTGCCCGCGGAGACGGTCCGCCGGGCGCTCGGCGCCCTCACCGCCGCCGGCATCGCCGAGGGCCCGCGCCTGCGCCACCCCGCGCTCCGCACCGCCGTACGGACCACCCTCGACGACGAGGCGGCGGCCCGCCTGCACGGCGCCGCGGCCGCCGCCCTCCAGCACCGGGGCACCGACCCGCTCACCGTCGCCCAGCACCTGGTCGCCGCCCGGACCGGCGACGGGCGGGCCGTCGGCGTCCTCCAGGCCGCCGCCGCCCAGGCCACCGAGCGCGGCGAACTCCCCTTCGCCACCCGCTGCCTGGAACTGGCGGCCCGGCTGAGCACCGACCCGGAGCGCCGCGACGGGCTCCGCCGTCGGCTCGCCCGGACCCTCTGGCAGACCGACCCGGCGGCGGCCGACCGCCGCCACGCCGCCGACCGCGCCGCCCTGGCCCGGGGGGAACTGCCGCCCCGCCACGCGGCGGGCCCGCTGAAGCAGGCCCTGTGGCTGGGCGACCGGGACACGGTCCGCGAAGCGCTGCACGCCCGCGCCGGCCTGCCGGAGGAGCAGCGCGACCCCCGCGTCGAGGCGGAACTGCGCCTGGCCCACCGCTGGTTCTACGGCACCGCCGTGTTCCGGGAGGCCGGCGCCGGGCCGCTGAACGGCCGCCGCACCGCCGCGGAGGACCTCTGGAGCCGGGCCGTCGACGCCGTCTGCGACAGCGCCTCCGCCACCAGCGGCCGGAGCGCGGTCGCCGGTGCCGAGCACCTCCTGGAGAGCTGCAGCCCGGGGGAGACCTTCCTCGAAGTGGTTCTCGCCGCGCTCCTCTCCCTTCTGCGCGGCGACCGTCCGGACCTCGCCACCGCCTGGACCGACAAGCTGTACGACCAGGCGGCACGAGGCTCCTGGACCACCTGGCAGGCGGCGCTCGGCGCCGTCCGCGCCGACCTCGCCCTGCGCCGGGGCGAACTGGTCGCGGCGACCGAACACGCCCGTTCCTGCCTCGTCCTGCTGGCGCCGCAGAGCTGGGGCGTCCTGCGCGCCTACCCGCTCGCCACCCTGGTGGCCGCCGCCACCGCCCTCGGGGACGCCGACGCGGCCGAGGAGGCGCTCCGGCAGATGCCTTCCGAAGCACTGCCGGTGTCGGCCTGGGGCCTGCGGTTCCGCTGTGCCCGCGGGCGGCACCACCTCGCCGCCGGCCGGGTGCTCGCGGCGGCGAAGGACTTCCAGAGCTGCGCCGGTCTGGCCAGGGAGGCGGAGCTGGACGTGGCGGAGCTGGTCGACTGGCGCACCGGCCTCGCCGAGGTCAATCTGCGGCTGGGCCGCACCGTGTCCGCCCGGGATCTGGTCAAGCAGCAGCTCGACCGCACCCGCGGTGCCGGGCGCGCCCGCGGCATCGCGCTGCGGGTCCTCGCCGCCACCGCCGATCCCGCGCAGCGCCCCGGGCTGCTGCGCTCCTCCGCCGATCTGCTGGAAAACGCCGGCGACCGGGTGGAACTCGCCAGTTCCCTCGCCGACCTGAGCGTGGCGCTGCGCGACCTGGGCGAGCTGGACGCCGCCCGCGCCATCTCCTGGCGTGCGGTGCAGGAGGCGAAGTTCTGCCGTGCGAAGGCGGCGGCGGGGTCCGCGCCCCCC
- a CDS encoding PqqD family protein — protein sequence MRVQPMPGVSVDIGEDGSLELRLDTAGRPRSYRCSPVRTAMWIALRQHDGDPAAAARILARQWGTALVDTRADLDRWVAELCDAGLARPAP from the coding sequence GTGCGGGTCCAGCCCATGCCCGGGGTCAGCGTCGACATCGGCGAGGACGGCTCCCTGGAACTGCGCCTCGACACGGCCGGCCGTCCCCGCAGCTATCGCTGCTCCCCCGTGCGTACGGCGATGTGGATCGCCCTGCGCCAGCACGACGGCGACCCCGCCGCGGCGGCCCGGATCCTCGCCCGCCAGTGGGGCACGGCCCTCGTCGACACCCGCGCCGACCTGGACCGGTGGGTGGCGGAGCTGTGCGACGCGGGACTCGCCCGCCCCGCCCCGTGA
- a CDS encoding alpha/beta fold hydrolase codes for MNAPATSPSRQTAASLWLRRYRPDETAAVRLFCFPHGGGSASAYVALTRELAPWVEAVAVQYPGRQDRRGEPFLTSVDATVDALLPVLREAADRPYALFGHSLGATLAYEAARRLSGAGRPPAHLFVSGRRSPSLPRRDMAYLRDDDALIAEVAKMQGCDPRLLQEKELLEMVLPPLRNDARMADGYRPRPDPALTVPLTVLTGDADPHVPVEEARAWRDVAPDGSLDLHVLPGGHFYLDDHVPAVCRVVEDALGHGG; via the coding sequence GTGAACGCCCCCGCCACCTCCCCCTCCCGGCAGACGGCCGCCTCCCTCTGGCTGCGCCGCTACCGGCCGGACGAGACCGCCGCCGTACGCCTGTTCTGCTTCCCCCACGGGGGCGGCTCCGCCTCCGCTTACGTCGCCCTGACCCGGGAGCTCGCGCCCTGGGTGGAGGCGGTGGCGGTGCAGTACCCGGGGCGGCAGGACCGGCGCGGCGAGCCCTTCCTCACCAGCGTCGACGCCACCGTCGACGCCCTGCTGCCGGTCCTGCGCGAGGCGGCCGACCGCCCGTACGCGCTCTTCGGGCACAGCCTGGGCGCCACTCTCGCCTACGAGGCGGCCCGCCGGCTGAGCGGCGCCGGGCGCCCGCCGGCGCACCTCTTCGTCTCGGGACGCCGCTCCCCCTCGCTGCCGCGCCGCGACATGGCGTACCTGCGGGACGACGACGCGCTGATCGCCGAGGTGGCGAAAATGCAGGGGTGCGACCCGCGGCTCCTCCAGGAGAAGGAACTGCTGGAGATGGTGCTCCCGCCCCTGCGCAACGACGCCCGGATGGCCGACGGCTACCGGCCCCGCCCGGACCCGGCCCTGACGGTCCCGCTGACCGTGCTCACCGGCGACGCGGACCCGCACGTCCCGGTCGAGGAGGCGCGCGCCTGGCGGGACGTCGCCCCGGACGGCTCCCTCGACCTGCACGTCCTGCCCGGAGGTCACTTCTACCTGGACGACCACGTCCCCGCCGTCTGCCGCGTCGTCGAGGACGCGCTCGGCCACGGCGGCTGA
- the rfbB gene encoding dTDP-glucose 4,6-dehydratase, giving the protein MRVLVTGGAGFIGSHFVRRLLSGGYPELTAARAVVLDKLTYAGNLANLAPVADDPRLEFVRGDICDGPLVERLMPGTDLVVHFAAESHVDRSIEDASAFVTTNVLGTHTLLRAAADAGGVRFVHVSTDEVYGSIDEGSWTEDHPLEPNSPYAASKASSDLLALAFHRTHGLDVRVTRCSNNYGSHQYPEKAVPLFTTHLIDGLPVPLYGDGGNRRDWLHVDDHCRGVALVAAGGRPGEIYNIGGGTELTNRRLVGRLLELTGRDASFVRPVEDRAGHDRRYSVDITKISRELGYAPRVPFDRGLAETVHWYREHRSWWEPLKAALPA; this is encoded by the coding sequence ATGCGCGTACTGGTGACCGGAGGTGCGGGCTTCATCGGCTCGCACTTCGTGCGGCGGCTGCTCTCCGGCGGTTACCCGGAACTGACGGCCGCCCGCGCCGTCGTCCTCGACAAGCTGACCTACGCGGGGAACCTCGCCAACCTGGCGCCGGTGGCGGACGATCCGCGCCTGGAGTTCGTCCGCGGCGACATCTGCGACGGCCCGCTGGTGGAGCGGCTGATGCCCGGCACGGACCTGGTGGTGCACTTCGCCGCCGAGTCCCACGTGGACCGGTCCATCGAGGACGCGTCCGCGTTCGTGACCACCAATGTGCTGGGCACGCACACGCTGCTGCGGGCGGCGGCCGACGCCGGCGGGGTCCGCTTCGTCCACGTGTCGACCGACGAGGTCTACGGCTCGATCGACGAGGGCTCCTGGACGGAGGACCACCCGCTGGAGCCCAACTCCCCCTACGCCGCCTCCAAGGCGTCCTCGGACCTGCTCGCGCTGGCCTTCCACCGCACCCACGGCCTGGACGTGCGGGTGACCCGCTGCTCCAACAACTACGGCTCCCACCAGTACCCCGAGAAGGCCGTCCCGCTCTTCACCACCCACCTGATCGACGGCCTGCCGGTGCCGCTCTACGGCGACGGCGGCAACCGCCGCGACTGGCTCCACGTCGACGACCACTGCCGGGGCGTCGCCCTGGTCGCCGCGGGGGGCAGGCCGGGCGAGATCTACAACATCGGCGGCGGCACCGAGCTGACCAACCGCCGGCTCGTCGGCCGCCTCCTCGAGCTGACCGGCCGCGACGCCTCCTTCGTCCGCCCCGTCGAGGACCGCGCCGGCCACGACCGGCGGTACTCGGTGGACATCACCAAGATCTCCCGCGAGCTGGGGTACGCCCCGCGGGTCCCCTTCGACCGCGGACTCGCCGAGACGGTCCACTGGTACCGCGAGCACCGGTCGTGGTGGGAGCCGCTGAAGGCGGCCCTCCCCGCCTGA
- a CDS encoding SDR family oxidoreductase, with translation MEIIGRGFLARSLGPIAHRHPDTVAVAAGVSWASQTSAADFDRERALIRETACRCRAEGSRLLFFSTAAAAMYGAVDGPAREDGPTRPLNPYGTHKLALEGWLRGSGTRHLTLRLGHLVGPAQPPHQLVPSLVAQVRRGTIRIHRGAVRDLVHVEDAVTLVDHLLERALDGETVNVASGHAAPVAGIVDHLAHRLGAEPRREYLDVGPAVAVAPSICTAKLRGLVPEAAAMGFGPGYHRQVLDRYLGAAGVPPEPVPCR, from the coding sequence ATGGAGATCATCGGAAGGGGATTCCTCGCGCGGAGCCTGGGCCCGATCGCCCACCGCCACCCCGACACCGTCGCCGTGGCCGCCGGGGTCTCCTGGGCGAGCCAGACCTCCGCGGCGGACTTCGACCGCGAACGCGCACTGATCCGGGAGACCGCCTGCCGCTGCCGGGCGGAGGGCAGCCGCCTGCTCTTCTTCTCCACCGCCGCCGCCGCGATGTACGGAGCCGTCGACGGCCCCGCCCGGGAGGACGGCCCCACCCGGCCCCTCAACCCCTACGGCACGCACAAACTCGCCCTGGAGGGCTGGCTGCGCGGCTCGGGCACACGTCACCTGACGCTGCGCCTGGGACACCTCGTCGGCCCCGCGCAGCCCCCGCACCAGCTCGTCCCCTCCCTGGTGGCGCAGGTGCGGCGAGGCACCATCCGCATCCACCGGGGCGCCGTCCGCGACCTCGTCCACGTCGAGGACGCCGTCACCCTCGTGGACCACCTGCTGGAGCGCGCCCTCGACGGCGAGACCGTCAACGTCGCCTCCGGCCACGCCGCACCGGTCGCCGGTATCGTCGACCACCTGGCGCACCGGCTGGGGGCGGAGCCGCGCCGCGAGTACCTGGACGTCGGGCCGGCCGTCGCCGTGGCCCCCTCGATCTGCACCGCGAAACTGCGGGGTCTGGTTCCCGAGGCGGCGGCGATGGGCTTCGGGCCCGGCTACCACCGCCAGGTCCTCGACCGCTACCTCGGCGCCGCCGGGGTGCCGCCCGAGCCCGTGCCGTGCAGATAG
- a CDS encoding response regulator transcription factor: MRIVLAEDLHLLREGLIHMLTVRGMEVVAAVETGEELRRALREEAPDVAIVDVRLPPTFTDEGLQAALAARRETPGLPVLVLSQHVEQLYARELLADGVGGVGYLLKDRVLNGDQFVEAVHRVAQGGTAMDPDVIAKLLAGSPHQEPFARLTPREREVLALMAEGRSNAAIAQRLFLSEGAISKYTTAIFQKLGIGASEDGNRRVLAVLAYLHGTGSGGTPAAPR; this comes from the coding sequence TTGCGCATCGTCCTGGCCGAAGACCTGCACCTGCTGCGGGAAGGTCTGATCCACATGCTGACGGTGCGCGGAATGGAGGTGGTCGCGGCGGTGGAGACCGGTGAGGAGCTGCGCCGCGCGCTGCGCGAGGAGGCCCCGGACGTGGCCATCGTCGACGTCAGGCTCCCGCCGACCTTCACCGACGAAGGGCTGCAGGCGGCGCTGGCCGCCCGGCGGGAGACCCCGGGCCTGCCGGTGCTCGTCCTGTCGCAGCACGTGGAGCAGTTGTACGCGCGCGAGCTGCTCGCCGACGGCGTGGGCGGGGTCGGCTACCTGCTCAAGGACCGGGTGCTGAACGGCGACCAGTTCGTGGAGGCCGTGCACCGCGTGGCGCAGGGGGGCACGGCGATGGACCCGGACGTGATCGCCAAGCTGCTGGCCGGCTCACCGCACCAGGAGCCGTTCGCCCGGCTGACGCCCCGTGAGCGGGAGGTGCTGGCGCTGATGGCGGAGGGCCGCTCCAACGCGGCGATCGCGCAGCGGCTCTTCCTGAGCGAGGGCGCGATCAGCAAGTACACGACCGCCATCTTCCAGAAGCTGGGCATCGGTGCCTCCGAGGACGGCAACCGCCGCGTGCTCGCGGTCCTCGCCTATCTGCACGGCACGGGCTCGGGCGGCACCCCGGCGGCGCCGAGGTAG
- a CDS encoding sensor domain-containing protein yields MAEDVHTGAVPADGRLAAMALAPVRGAVLAVLAAFSPLVLAVSFLAALCGLLAPAFALRRFPDLARRLAHAWCGVPPVERPYRPAPEPPRPDTEGRFRIGSQLYRTASLPAYLRRVEWLARDPATHREALWLALNPPVAAVTVLLPAALVAAGLLLTTAGRGPLAAAAGPVLVLAGPACGPSLLAVHGRWTRSLLGPRPEPARRGRAAALRRTAARYGRAVLRLWATALLSVVGAVLAAGTVLCLVPGAGWPLAGYLRVSRAFTEMRRRQVAAWTGVEIASPYTPPPPPPEPRADGTYQAGRTLYRSPRPVVRLRRYAWALRSPATWRDLLWHASEPVAALLPGAAVALLVGYGFLGLVWPWLWVVPLGPWVSYDAAGPWTSLTGWLPFLRPLPAPLFAPLLGTAAALAGCAAAPRLLALHARWSRLLLAPTPAALLARRIDVLREQRDGTNDAQAAVLRRIERDLHDGAQASWVAVGMKLDSVDHLMADRPEEARQLLGEAREGLAKGLRELRHLVRGIHPPVLAERGLGDAVRALALDVPLEVEAVVELPGRADPAIESAVYFTVGELLANVVKHARASRVRVELWLEGDELTGAVCDDGRGGADPAAGGGLAGLRTRLAPFDGVLEVDSPPGGPTRVEFRLPLRPGRPPG; encoded by the coding sequence GTGGCGGAGGACGTGCACACGGGGGCGGTGCCGGCGGACGGCCGACTGGCCGCCATGGCGCTGGCCCCGGTCCGCGGGGCGGTGCTCGCGGTGCTGGCCGCCTTCTCCCCGCTGGTGCTGGCGGTGTCGTTCCTGGCCGCCCTCTGCGGTCTGCTCGCCCCCGCCTTCGCCCTGCGCCGCTTCCCGGACCTCGCCCGCCGGCTCGCCCACGCCTGGTGCGGTGTCCCGCCGGTGGAGCGGCCGTACCGCCCGGCCCCGGAACCGCCCCGCCCCGACACCGAGGGCCGCTTCCGGATCGGCTCCCAGCTCTACCGCACCGCCTCGCTCCCCGCGTACCTGCGCCGGGTGGAGTGGCTGGCCCGCGACCCCGCCACCCACCGGGAGGCCCTGTGGCTGGCGCTCAACCCGCCGGTCGCGGCCGTGACGGTGCTGCTCCCGGCCGCTCTGGTGGCGGCGGGCCTCCTGCTGACGACGGCCGGCCGGGGCCCCCTCGCCGCCGCGGCCGGGCCCGTCCTCGTCCTCGCCGGGCCGGCCTGCGGCCCCTCTCTGCTGGCCGTGCACGGCCGCTGGACCCGCTCGCTGCTGGGCCCCCGGCCCGAGCCCGCCCGCCGGGGCCGGGCCGCGGCGCTGCGGCGGACGGCTGCGCGGTACGGCCGGGCGGTACTACGGCTCTGGGCGACGGCCCTGCTGTCGGTGGTGGGGGCGGTGCTGGCGGCCGGGACGGTGCTCTGCCTGGTCCCCGGGGCGGGCTGGCCGCTCGCCGGATACCTGCGCGTGAGCCGGGCCTTCACCGAGATGCGCAGACGCCAGGTGGCGGCCTGGACGGGCGTGGAGATCGCCTCCCCCTACACCCCGCCGCCGCCCCCTCCCGAGCCGCGCGCCGACGGGACGTACCAGGCCGGGAGGACGCTGTACCGCTCGCCGCGCCCGGTGGTGCGGCTGCGCCGCTACGCCTGGGCGCTGCGGTCCCCGGCGACCTGGCGCGACCTCCTGTGGCACGCCTCGGAACCGGTGGCCGCGCTCCTGCCGGGCGCGGCGGTGGCTCTCCTCGTCGGTTACGGATTCCTCGGCCTGGTCTGGCCGTGGCTGTGGGTGGTGCCGCTCGGCCCGTGGGTCTCCTACGACGCGGCGGGCCCCTGGACCTCGCTCACCGGGTGGCTGCCGTTCCTCCGGCCGCTGCCGGCCCCGCTCTTCGCCCCCCTGCTGGGGACGGCCGCCGCCCTCGCCGGATGCGCCGCCGCGCCCCGGCTGCTCGCCCTGCACGCCCGCTGGAGCCGGCTGCTCCTCGCCCCGACGCCGGCCGCCCTGCTGGCGCGGCGGATCGATGTCCTCAGGGAGCAGCGGGACGGCACCAACGACGCGCAGGCCGCGGTCCTGCGGCGGATCGAGCGGGACCTCCACGACGGCGCTCAGGCGAGCTGGGTGGCGGTCGGCATGAAGCTCGACTCCGTGGACCACCTGATGGCCGACCGCCCGGAGGAGGCGAGGCAGCTGCTCGGGGAGGCGCGCGAAGGTCTGGCCAAGGGACTGCGGGAGCTCCGGCATCTGGTGCGCGGCATCCATCCGCCGGTGCTGGCCGAGCGCGGTCTCGGCGACGCGGTGCGGGCGCTGGCACTGGACGTGCCGCTGGAGGTGGAGGCGGTGGTGGAGCTGCCGGGACGCGCGGACCCCGCCATCGAGTCGGCGGTCTACTTCACCGTCGGCGAACTCCTCGCCAACGTCGTCAAACACGCACGGGCGAGCCGGGTGCGGGTGGAACTCTGGCTGGAGGGCGACGAGTTGACCGGCGCCGTCTGCGACGACGGACGCGGCGGCGCCGATCCGGCGGCGGGCGGCGGGCTGGCCGGGCTGCGGACCCGCCTGGCTCCCTTCGACGGGGTGCTGGAGGTGGACAGCCCGCCGGGGGGCCCGACCCGGGTGGAGTTCCGGTTGCCGCTGCGGCCGGGGCGTCCGCCGGGGTGA
- a CDS encoding ATP-binding cassette domain-containing protein yields the protein MNGLSFSVPHGEVFGLLGPNGAGKTTTIGVLTTRVLPTAGTARVGGVDVVADPAHARRVLAVVPQRNNLDQSLTVRQNLLFHAAYHGFRPAERKRNADRVLERMGLAEFADANVAFMSGGQAQRVMIARALMHRPSVLFLDEPATGLDPQARLFVHDRIAELREDGVTVVVTTHDMDEAEKLCDRVGVVDHGKLIALDTPEALTRALPGRTTLTVTLTLTGASAEDVTLTLQGVDGVDRVERLPADPARTEEQFRLYTSLDPAVVLPHVIKMLDGLHCRMSDLAIGTPSLEDVFIHLTGRELR from the coding sequence GTGAACGGCCTGAGTTTCTCCGTGCCGCACGGAGAGGTCTTCGGACTGCTCGGACCGAACGGCGCGGGCAAGACCACCACCATCGGCGTCCTCACCACCCGGGTCCTGCCCACCGCGGGCACCGCCCGGGTCGGCGGGGTCGACGTGGTCGCCGATCCGGCCCACGCCCGCCGGGTGCTGGCCGTGGTGCCGCAGCGCAACAACCTCGACCAGTCCCTGACGGTCCGCCAGAACCTCCTCTTCCACGCCGCCTACCACGGCTTCCGGCCCGCGGAGCGCAAGCGCAACGCCGACCGGGTCCTGGAGCGGATGGGGCTGGCGGAGTTCGCCGACGCCAACGTCGCCTTCATGTCCGGCGGCCAGGCGCAGCGGGTGATGATCGCCCGCGCGCTCATGCACCGGCCCTCCGTGCTCTTCCTCGACGAACCCGCCACCGGGCTCGACCCGCAGGCACGCCTCTTCGTCCACGACCGCATCGCCGAACTCCGCGAGGACGGCGTCACGGTGGTGGTGACCACCCACGACATGGACGAGGCGGAGAAGCTGTGCGACCGCGTCGGCGTGGTCGACCACGGCAAGCTCATCGCCCTCGACACCCCCGAAGCCCTCACCCGCGCGCTGCCGGGCCGCACCACCCTGACCGTCACCCTCACCCTGACCGGAGCGAGCGCCGAGGACGTCACGCTCACCCTGCAGGGCGTGGACGGCGTGGACCGGGTGGAGCGTCTTCCGGCGGACCCCGCGCGGACGGAGGAGCAGTTCCGTCTCTACACCTCCCTCGACCCGGCCGTCGTGCTGCCCCACGTCATCAAGATGCTCGACGGGCTGCACTGCCGGATGAGCGATCTGGCCATCGGCACACCGAGTCTGGAGGACGTGTTCATCCACCTCACCGGCCGGGAGCTCCGTTGA
- a CDS encoding ABC transporter permease — MTTTLEATHSPGSGPGPGPGGPGGRPPGALRVFLAVLHRDAFVTGRELPSFLAQTVLQPLFTLFILGKVLGDLGYVGAEFKDVLLPGVVALAGFTGALQNTTLPLVLDFSYTREIEDRLLSPMRLELVAVEKVVFGAARGVFSAVLMIPIGMLVMGGVSWPLSALPALFGVIVLGSLVGAAIGMTLGTFVPPRRIEIVFAVTLTPLMFTGATQFPWLGLADLRWFQVVCAANPLTYFSEALRALLLDGRVESMPLWISLAVLVTALLGFGLAGIKGFMNRALD, encoded by the coding sequence TTGACCACGACCCTAGAAGCGACGCATTCCCCCGGGTCCGGACCGGGGCCGGGGCCGGGCGGTCCCGGCGGGCGTCCGCCCGGCGCCCTGCGGGTCTTCCTCGCCGTGCTGCACCGGGACGCCTTCGTCACCGGGCGCGAACTCCCCTCGTTCCTCGCGCAGACGGTGCTCCAGCCGCTCTTCACCCTCTTCATCCTCGGCAAGGTCCTCGGCGACCTCGGGTACGTGGGGGCCGAGTTCAAGGACGTCCTGCTGCCCGGGGTGGTCGCGCTCGCCGGATTCACCGGGGCGCTCCAGAACACCACGCTCCCCCTCGTCCTCGACTTCTCGTACACCCGGGAGATCGAGGACCGGCTCTTGTCGCCGATGCGGCTGGAACTCGTCGCCGTCGAGAAGGTCGTCTTCGGCGCGGCCCGCGGCGTCTTCTCGGCCGTGCTGATGATCCCGATCGGCATGCTCGTCATGGGCGGCGTCTCCTGGCCGCTCTCCGCTCTCCCGGCCCTGTTCGGGGTGATCGTGCTCGGCTCGCTGGTGGGCGCGGCGATCGGGATGACGCTGGGCACCTTCGTCCCGCCCCGGCGTATCGAGATCGTCTTCGCGGTGACGCTGACCCCGCTGATGTTCACCGGCGCCACCCAGTTCCCCTGGCTCGGCCTGGCCGACCTGCGATGGTTCCAGGTCGTCTGCGCGGCCAACCCCCTCACGTACTTCAGCGAGGCCCTGCGCGCGCTTCTCCTCGACGGCCGTGTCGAGTCGATGCCGCTGTGGATCTCGCTGGCGGTCCTGGTGACGGCGCTCCTGGGCTTCGGCCTCGCCGGCATCAAGGGCTTCATGAACCGTGCGCTCGACTGA